The following coding sequences are from one Euwallacea fornicatus isolate EFF26 chromosome 8, ASM4011564v1, whole genome shotgun sequence window:
- the LOC136340870 gene encoding uncharacterized protein — protein MEVEAEVLEESFLKQLIATFKNNPVLWDKNHLKYKSRDARSVAMDELLTVTREYYPEANTDFVRTKLENMRNAFRREHRKVQESKNKSENGENLHIPKLWYYNLLLFLVGEEATEEVHIYVDNSRHSSWNRQNTVILIELLKKYPALHSLEPPSGGTKLIRLKAFEKLTTDLIAELGQKFEVKEVRTKVSMLKQQFKKAYKYRRHKVKFWCYNLLLFLRDSEGKSLKKVCKEEPHSADEDTKNMFFLKCDNGGMNVEPVEIDMCDDIFDIIGKNVALKLRDMSDDQRIHGERLVNEIMYNGLMEKLTAETTLNLS, from the exons CATTTCTCAAACAGTTAATTGCAACTTTCAAGAACAATCCAGTTTTGTGGGACAAAAATCATCTAAAATACAAGAGCCGAGATGCCAGGAGTGTGGCTATGGATGAATTATTGACTGTAACTAGAGAGTATTATCCTGAAGCCAATACGGATTTTGTCAGAactaaacttgaaaatatgAGAAACGCCTTTAGGAGGGAACACAGGAAG GTCCAAgaatcaaaaaacaaatcagaaaatggagaaaatttaCACATACCAAAGCTTTGGTACTACAATTTACTATTATTCCTTGTAGGAGAAGAAGCTACAGAAGAAGTACATATTTATGTAGATAATTCA AGACATTCAAGCTGGAATAGGCAGAACACAGTGATTCTGATAGaacttcttaaaaaatatccagcaTTGCATTCTTTAGAACCTCCATCTGGAGGTACAAAACTTATTCGTCTGAAAGCTTTTGAAAAGCTTACAACTGATTTGATAGCAGAGCTTGgtcaaaaatttgaagtaaaaGAGGTCAGAACTAAAGTTAGTATGCTAAagcaacaatttaaaaaagcttacAAGTATCGCAGACATAAAGTAAAGTTTTGGTGCTATAATTTATTGCTGTTCTTGAGAGATTCAGAAGGCAAGAGTTTGAAAAAGGTGTGCAAGGAAGAACCACATAGTGCAGATGAAGACACAAAGAACATG ttttttttgaaatgtgatAATGGAGGTATGAATGTGGAACCAGTTGAGATTGATATGTGCGACGATATCTTTGACATTATTGGGAAAAATGTGGCATTGAAACTAAGAGATATGAGTGATGATCAGCGCATACATGGCGAAAGGCTTGTAAATGAAATAATGTATAAtggtttaatggaaaaattaactgCAGAAACCACTTTAAATCTTAGTTAA
- the Coq8 gene encoding atypical kinase COQ8B, mitochondrial yields the protein MSLSKDFACLLKSLQLLTEAQIKLQRDHLSHVCRTSSVTPLIQESLNEVKKLPQNMSLNVIASNLKEGAERLNVVTQGLKVYADLTLGNAALTKSASTETLLVHHLTQKPSVSKSSKEPFNLTKAPDLNRVEVSPAVNIEYQIKLSHSDQELLKKLDMEHKAKLVKEDEREPNEKHLENEKTVGESINESKQKVTSFSPSPKTKLKLSENAKQRKVPSSRLGRMMSFGSLAAGLGVGAAAEYLKQAFKIGEITSDGTNVFMSKANLDRIVDTLCKVRGAALKLGQILSIQDESMISPELATALERVRKSADFMPDWQVDQVMCNELGFGWKDKFIEFEQKPFAAASIGQVHYGKLIDGRDVAVKIQYPGVAKGINSDIDNLGGIMKMWNLFPKGMFLENLMAVAKRELAWEVDYLREAECTKKFKSILTGYEGFYVPYVVDNLTTKQVFTNEFLDGVPVDQCFNMELEHRKVIGEKIMELCLLEILRFRYMQTDPNWANFLYNPQKRQLLLLDFGASREYSKEFMDKYVQVLKGACDGNREAVLKISKQLGFLTGYESKIMETAHVDAVMILGEVFRSEGAYDFAHQDLTARIQDLAQIMLMHRLCPPPEEVYSLHRKLSGVFLLLAKLKVRVECRQKFLNLYEEYMRLNPE from the exons ATGTCCCTGAGTAAGGATTTTGCATGTCTGCTCAAAAGCCTCCAACTCTTAACAGAAGCTCAAATAAAGCTCCAGAGAGATCACTTGAGTCACGTATGTAGAACCTCCTCAGTTACGCCACTGATTCAGGAATCTTTGAATGAGGTGAAGAAACTACCTCAAAATATGTCACTCAACGTCATAGCTAGTAATCTAAAAGAAGGTGCCGAGAGATTAAATGTTGTTACTCAGGGCCTGAAGGTTTATGCTGATTTAACTTTGGGGAATG ctgCTCTGACTAAAAGTGCTAGTACAGAAACTTTATTAGTGCATCATTTGACACAAAAACCTTCTGTATCAAAGTCCAGCAAAGAAccatttaatttaacaaaagcacCAGACTTAAATAGAGTAGAGGTTTCTCCTGCTGTAAATATTGAATATCAGATCAAACTTTCTCATAGCGATCAAGAACTGTTAAAAAAGTTAGATATGGAGCACAAAGCAAAATTGGTTAAAGAGGATGAAAGAGAGCCTAATGAAAAACATCTGGAAAATGAGAAAACTGTTGGGGAAAGTATTAATGAAAGCAAACAAAAAGTGACTTCATTTTCACCTTCACCTAAAACCAAACTGAAG tTAAGTGAAAATGCAAAGCAAAGAAAAGTGCCTTCAAGCAGATTAGGCAGAATGATGTCTTTTGGTTCATTGGCTGCTGGTCTTGGTGTGGGAGCAGCTGCTGAGTATCTCAAACAAGCATTTAAAATTGGGGAGATTACCTCTGATGGCACAAATGTATTTATGAGTAAAGCCAATTTAGACAGAATTGTGGACACTTTGTGTAAAGTAAGAG gaGCTGCTTTAAAATTGGGACAAATCTTGAGTATTCAAGATGAGTCTATGATTAGCCCAGAGTTAGCCACAGCTTTAGAAAGAGTACGAAAATCTGCTGATTTTATGCCTGATTGGCAAGTTGATCAA GTAATGTGCAATGAACTAGGGTTTGGATGGAAAGATAAATTTATAGAGTTTGAGCAAAAACCATTTGCAGCTGCTTCAATTGGCCAAGTTCATTATGGGAAATTAATAGATGGAAGGGATGTGGCTGTTAAAATACAGTATCCAGGGGTGGCTAAAGGCATTAATAGTGACATTGACAATTTAG GAGGCATAATGAAAATGTGGAATCTATTCCCAAAAGGCATGTTTTTGGAGAATTTAATGGCAGTTGCTAAACGCGAACTGGCTTGGGAAGTCGATTACTTGAGAGAGGCTGAGTGcaccaaaaaatttaagtcTATATTGACTGGTTACGAGGGATTTTACGTGCCTTATGTAGTTG ACAACCTCACTacaaaacaagtttttacTAACGAATTCTTGGATGGAGTTCCAGTAGACCAATGCTTTAATATGGAATTAGAGCATCGCAAGGTCATTGGCGAGAAAATTATGGAATTGTGTCTACTAGAAATATTGCGGTTTAGATATATGCAAACTGACCCAAATTGGGCTAATTTCCTATATAACCCTCAGAAGAGACAG CTGTTGCTATTGGATTTTGGTGCAAGTCGCGAATACTCCAAGGAGTTCATGGACAAGTATGTACAGGTACTGAAAGGTGCTTGTGATGGGAATCGGGAAgctgttttgaaaatatcaaaacaatTGGGATTTTTAACTGGTTACGAAAGCAAA ATAATGGAAACCGCTCATGTGGATGCTGTAATGATTCTAGGTGAAGTATTCCGCTCAGAAGGCGCATATGACTTTGCTCATCAGGATCTGACAGCCCGTATTCAAGATTTAGCACAAATAATGCTCATGCATCGTCTTTGTCCGCCTCCAGAAGAGGTTTATTCATTACATAGAAAGCTTTCAGGAGTATTTTTGCTTTTAGCCAAGTTGAAGGTGCGTGTAGAGTGCCgtcaaaagtttttaaatctaTATGAAGAATACATGAGATTGAATCCAGAGTAA